The following proteins are encoded in a genomic region of Verrucomicrobiota bacterium:
- the smpB gene encoding SsrA-binding protein SmpB: MSKKRGGESDIAVNRKARRDYHILDSLEAGIELRGTEVKSIRAGKVNLGDAFARVEKKGVFLHGMDIQPYENAGIEQHAAKRPRQLLLHKKEILRLAQAEQQKGQTLIALRAYWKNQFVKIEIGLGKGKNHGDKRQDLKAKTEKREADREAARFNR, translated from the coding sequence CGGAGAGAGCGACATCGCCGTCAATCGCAAGGCCCGTCGGGATTACCACATCCTCGACTCGCTCGAGGCAGGCATCGAATTGCGCGGGACCGAGGTCAAATCCATCCGCGCAGGCAAGGTCAACCTGGGCGACGCCTTTGCCCGCGTCGAGAAAAAGGGCGTATTCCTCCACGGCATGGACATCCAGCCCTATGAAAATGCCGGGATCGAACAACACGCCGCCAAACGCCCTCGCCAGCTCCTCCTCCACAAAAAGGAAATCCTCCGCCTCGCCCAAGCGGAGCAACAGAAAGGTCAAACCCTCATCGCCCTCCGGGCCTACTGGAAAAACCAATTCGTGAAAATTGAAATCGGTCTCGGCAAGGGCAAGAACCACGGGGACAAGCGCCAAGACCTGAAGGCCAAGACCGAAAAACGAGAAGCCGATCGCGAAGCCGCCCGCTTCAACCGATAA